Proteins from a single region of Dyadobacter fanqingshengii:
- a CDS encoding carboxylesterase/lipase family protein, with product MAPIYRREFLSKISLATVAISIPQFGFLQSGRGEEFVETETTLGKIKGARNDGVNVFKGIPYGGKVSGDRRFRRPAPLAKWTGVRDALEFGAPAIQSPRRNEPTPSEDCLFLNVWTPANDNKKRPVMFYSHGGGFVIGSGASAGQDGGNLARNFDVVVVQTNHRLGLLGFLYLDELGGEQYAGSRNMGVLDIAAGLKWVHENIAQFGGDPNNVMIFGESGGGAKTSCLYAMPEAAPYFNKASIESGPGVRMLSKETAAKTTAMLLKELNISRNNWKKLLEVPTADLLAMQAKLPFVPPFQERNSKRGTMQGRLGGFGPVVDGIVLPTHPFDPGAPAISKDKPLLVGWNEDEYTFFAWERKDTESFKMDFDGLQKKLEPQYGQDTQTVIEAYRKASPDATAPDIFVAISSITMMGLGSIDIAEKKTKQNGAPVYLYNFGYKSEKKIPGTDYAMGTPHAMDISFKFNNEIPPRDGSAPKESFFGGNRPERFVASHHFAELWTTFARTGKPAAKDVPAWPAYNLKDRPMMRIADKCEVINDRYSTELAMWRSIGKL from the coding sequence AAGAGAATTCTTATCCAAAATATCGCTGGCAACCGTTGCCATTTCCATCCCGCAATTTGGCTTTCTGCAATCCGGCAGAGGGGAAGAATTTGTTGAAACTGAAACAACCCTCGGAAAAATAAAAGGCGCCCGAAATGATGGAGTCAATGTATTCAAGGGCATTCCGTATGGCGGTAAAGTTTCTGGTGACAGACGATTCCGTCGTCCGGCGCCACTGGCAAAATGGACCGGCGTTCGGGATGCGCTTGAATTTGGTGCGCCTGCCATTCAATCGCCTCGCCGGAATGAGCCTACGCCTTCCGAGGACTGCCTTTTTTTGAACGTGTGGACGCCGGCCAATGATAACAAAAAGCGTCCGGTCATGTTTTACAGTCACGGCGGTGGTTTTGTGATTGGCTCGGGTGCCTCAGCCGGGCAGGACGGCGGTAATCTGGCGCGCAACTTTGATGTCGTTGTTGTGCAAACCAATCACCGCCTGGGTTTGCTGGGATTTTTGTATCTGGATGAACTTGGAGGTGAGCAATATGCCGGGTCTCGGAACATGGGGGTTCTGGACATTGCAGCCGGGTTGAAATGGGTGCATGAAAATATTGCTCAATTCGGCGGCGATCCCAACAATGTCATGATATTTGGCGAGTCCGGTGGCGGCGCTAAAACTTCCTGCCTGTACGCCATGCCGGAAGCTGCTCCTTACTTCAACAAAGCATCCATTGAAAGTGGGCCTGGCGTGCGGATGCTGTCCAAAGAAACCGCCGCAAAAACGACAGCAATGCTTTTGAAAGAACTAAACATTTCTCGCAACAACTGGAAAAAATTACTGGAAGTGCCAACCGCCGACTTACTGGCGATGCAAGCCAAACTGCCTTTTGTCCCGCCATTTCAGGAAAGAAACAGCAAAAGAGGCACAATGCAGGGCCGGTTGGGTGGATTTGGGCCGGTTGTTGACGGGATCGTGCTGCCTACTCATCCGTTTGATCCGGGTGCTCCTGCGATTTCAAAGGATAAGCCTCTTTTGGTTGGCTGGAATGAAGATGAATACACCTTCTTTGCGTGGGAACGCAAAGATACCGAATCATTTAAAATGGATTTTGACGGTTTGCAAAAGAAGCTTGAACCGCAATATGGGCAAGACACACAAACGGTGATCGAAGCCTACCGGAAAGCCAGCCCTGATGCAACCGCGCCAGACATTTTCGTGGCCATTTCCTCCATTACCATGATGGGCCTGGGCTCTATCGACATTGCAGAAAAGAAGACGAAACAGAACGGCGCGCCGGTTTATCTTTACAATTTTGGCTATAAATCCGAGAAAAAAATTCCGGGAACAGACTATGCCATGGGCACGCCGCATGCAATGGATATTTCTTTTAAATTCAACAATGAGATCCCGCCCAGGGACGGCTCTGCACCCAAGGAAAGTTTCTTCGGCGGCAACCGGCCCGAACGCTTCGTTGCTTCTCACCATTTTGCCGAACTTTGGACAACATTCGCCAGAACAGGCAAACCTGCGGCTAAGGATGTGCCCGCGTGGCCAGCTTATAACCTGAAAGACAGGCCAATGATGCGGATTGCTGACAAATGCGAGGTCATTAACGACAGATATTCCACAGAGCTGGCAATGTGGCGATCCATTGGTAAATTGTAG
- a CDS encoding SusC/RagA family TonB-linked outer membrane protein, giving the protein MKKLLLPIVPVVIAGSLVFSAFSPTRAATPMHHESNIDAGTQAPKIRVTGRVLDDNGDPLLGVTVIEKGNNSHGAVTDVNGEFVIEAAVGSTLVFSFVGFLAHEVVISDEKPLNIQLKQDAMMLDEVVAVGYQTLRKSDLTGAVSSVKAKELNLTTPTVGQALVGKVAGVQISQVSGAPYVGTKIRVRGVGSINASSDPLYVIDGYPAGNDVFINPNDIESIDILKDAASAAIYGSRAAGGVVLITTKRGKEGKGKLEYDYQFGVHQLAKKVDMLNSSEFAQLLIDGRNNTYRDLMVSGGKPWNDAMFSDDNATRIKNLGGSAGSVSIPNEIYDFASQRLITPKYNTDWQDELYRNAPVSRHNISFSGGQKGLRYAISGGHLTQQGIILSTKQERTNFRANIDADVNKKLKVGANLAYTYNTNREVQEGRFNQGPILGALVYMPIFKAYNEDGSLAKNEAAAASAGFGLQSIENPVALATETHINRAGQRGTYNGFATFEIIKDLNFKVNLGLQTYNEKYEYYLPTSLSSGANPPGSPQAIAAANSVARTVSFMDKLAEFTLNYKKTWGKHNFDGLVGYTAQQNNRDVISVTARGFQNDRIEEITGKGADAIYFGLNSGNPEGDGTGKTNWTLLSYLARAVYNFDNKYYLTASFRTDGSSRFGPNNRWGSFPSVSAGWNISNEPFYNDLLGKASTMKLRASWGLSGNNNIGNYNFLQTMAAPGGVVFGNGSVNTALWAEGIKDQNLGWESTSQYNVGLDLGLFEDRLSIIANYYLSRSYNLLFNQPLSAISGSSTILTNLKNSKVQNTGFDIQADARVISKRDFNLNISGNFSVNRNKVLDMGGANTILSTGAERSYITHITQQGQPIGMFYGFKVKGMVRESDMENLAADNVAYNASTQKFPAGYVLKGPARSTASTNPLRPGDLYFEDINGDGVVNDTDKQVIGTPHPKFTYGFAISASYKNFDFSSSFNGIYGNQVLDGQDYYIFNMEGSGNQYSKVLNRYRSEAEPGDGKIYRAARGGTQSNSTRLSTFYLQDGSFLRCTNLTLAYNFPQIAQISKNAISNLRIYVGVDNAFTLTKYLGYNPEVDYNNGSNLTPGVDYGKYPLARAYNIGARITF; this is encoded by the coding sequence ATGAAAAAACTACTTTTACCCATTGTTCCTGTGGTGATTGCTGGTTCTTTGGTTTTCAGTGCGTTTAGCCCCACAAGGGCGGCCACGCCAATGCACCATGAATCTAACATTGACGCCGGGACGCAGGCACCGAAAATCCGGGTGACGGGCCGTGTGCTTGACGACAACGGAGATCCGTTGCTGGGTGTTACGGTCATTGAAAAAGGGAACAACAGTCATGGCGCTGTGACAGATGTGAACGGGGAGTTCGTTATCGAGGCTGCCGTGGGTTCTACGCTAGTGTTTTCATTTGTCGGTTTCCTTGCGCATGAGGTGGTGATTTCGGACGAAAAGCCGTTGAATATCCAGTTGAAGCAGGATGCCATGATGCTGGACGAGGTGGTGGCTGTGGGTTATCAGACACTCCGGAAAAGTGATCTGACAGGCGCGGTTTCGAGCGTAAAAGCAAAGGAATTGAACCTGACAACGCCGACTGTGGGACAGGCCCTGGTTGGAAAAGTGGCAGGTGTACAAATTTCACAGGTTAGCGGCGCCCCCTATGTTGGCACGAAGATCCGGGTTCGGGGCGTTGGCTCCATCAATGCCAGCTCTGATCCACTTTATGTGATTGATGGTTATCCCGCTGGTAATGATGTTTTTATCAATCCAAATGACATTGAATCGATTGATATTTTGAAAGACGCCGCATCCGCAGCCATCTACGGATCGCGCGCAGCTGGCGGTGTGGTTTTGATTACTACCAAACGCGGTAAGGAAGGAAAAGGAAAACTGGAATACGACTACCAGTTCGGGGTGCATCAGCTGGCTAAAAAGGTGGATATGCTCAATTCATCAGAGTTTGCCCAATTGCTGATCGATGGCCGTAATAACACTTACCGCGACCTGATGGTGAGCGGTGGCAAGCCATGGAACGATGCCATGTTTTCGGACGACAACGCAACCCGGATTAAAAACCTGGGCGGCAGCGCCGGGTCAGTGAGTATCCCGAATGAGATTTATGATTTTGCCAGCCAGCGGCTGATCACGCCTAAATATAACACCGACTGGCAAGATGAGCTTTACCGCAATGCGCCTGTAAGCCGTCATAACATCAGTTTCAGCGGCGGTCAAAAAGGCCTTCGCTACGCCATTAGCGGAGGGCATCTTACCCAGCAAGGCATCATCCTGAGCACGAAGCAGGAACGCACCAACTTCCGGGCGAACATTGATGCAGATGTGAACAAGAAGCTGAAAGTCGGTGCAAATCTGGCTTACACGTATAATACGAACCGCGAGGTGCAGGAAGGCCGTTTTAACCAGGGCCCGATTCTGGGAGCTCTGGTTTATATGCCGATTTTTAAAGCTTATAACGAAGATGGCTCGCTTGCTAAGAACGAAGCGGCTGCGGCGAGCGCGGGTTTTGGTTTACAATCCATTGAAAATCCCGTGGCATTAGCCACAGAAACGCACATCAACAGAGCTGGCCAGCGCGGGACTTACAATGGTTTTGCGACATTTGAGATCATAAAAGACCTGAATTTCAAAGTAAACCTTGGTTTGCAGACTTATAATGAGAAGTACGAATACTACTTGCCAACCAGCCTGAGCAGCGGCGCTAACCCGCCAGGATCACCGCAGGCCATTGCGGCGGCGAATTCGGTGGCACGGACGGTGAGCTTCATGGACAAGCTTGCTGAATTTACCCTTAATTATAAAAAGACCTGGGGCAAGCACAATTTCGACGGGTTGGTAGGTTATACAGCACAGCAAAACAACCGTGATGTGATCTCGGTTACCGCGCGCGGATTCCAAAATGACCGGATCGAGGAAATCACCGGAAAAGGCGCAGATGCCATTTATTTCGGACTCAACTCGGGCAATCCGGAAGGCGACGGAACCGGCAAAACCAACTGGACGCTGCTCTCCTATCTGGCGCGTGCGGTTTACAATTTTGATAACAAATATTACCTGACCGCATCTTTCCGGACGGATGGATCATCGCGTTTCGGCCCAAATAATCGCTGGGGAAGCTTCCCGTCCGTTTCGGCAGGCTGGAATATTTCAAATGAACCGTTTTACAATGACCTCCTGGGCAAAGCTTCTACAATGAAATTGCGCGCGAGCTGGGGATTGAGCGGGAATAATAATATTGGTAATTATAATTTTTTGCAAACGATGGCTGCCCCTGGGGGTGTGGTTTTCGGGAACGGATCGGTTAATACCGCATTGTGGGCCGAAGGGATTAAGGATCAAAATCTGGGTTGGGAGTCTACTTCGCAATATAATGTTGGGCTGGACCTGGGATTGTTTGAAGACAGGCTTTCCATCATTGCCAACTATTATCTGAGCCGTTCTTACAATTTGCTCTTTAACCAGCCGCTTTCAGCGATTTCGGGCTCCTCAACAATTTTGACAAACCTGAAAAATTCGAAAGTGCAGAATACCGGATTCGATATCCAGGCAGATGCACGCGTTATTTCGAAACGCGATTTCAACCTGAACATCAGTGGTAATTTTTCGGTAAACCGTAACAAAGTCCTGGATATGGGTGGTGCCAACACGATCCTGTCGACGGGTGCGGAGCGTTCATACATTACGCACATTACCCAGCAGGGACAGCCGATTGGTATGTTTTATGGATTCAAGGTAAAAGGCATGGTTCGTGAATCGGATATGGAAAACCTGGCGGCGGATAATGTTGCTTATAATGCATCCACGCAGAAATTCCCGGCCGGTTATGTGTTAAAAGGCCCTGCGCGTTCAACCGCTTCCACGAACCCGCTCCGTCCTGGTGATCTTTATTTTGAGGATATCAATGGTGATGGTGTTGTGAATGATACTGATAAACAAGTGATCGGCACACCGCACCCCAAATTCACGTACGGATTTGCCATTTCGGCCAGCTACAAAAATTTCGATTTCAGCTCGTCATTCAACGGCATTTACGGCAACCAGGTGCTGGACGGTCAGGATTATTACATTTTCAATATGGAAGGCTCGGGCAACCAGTATTCCAAAGTGCTCAACCGTTACCGCTCCGAAGCTGAGCCGGGAGACGGCAAAATTTATCGCGCTGCACGTGGAGGCACGCAAAGCAACAGCACGCGGCTCTCGACATTCTATCTGCAAGATGGTTCATTCCTGAGATGTACGAACCTGACATTGGCCTATAATTTCCCACAGATCGCCCAGATTAGCAAAAATGCGATCAGCAATCTCCGGATCTACGTGGGCGTAGATAATGCATTTACATTAACCAAATATCTTGGCTACAACCCTGAGGTCGATTATAACAACGGTTCCAACCTGACGCCGGGTGTTGATTATGGTAAATATCCACTGGCCCGCGCCTACAACATTGGCGCACGCATCACTTTTTAA